TTATTATAGGAGGAGTTTTCTCTATGACTAGTACACGTACACTGATAGATAATGACTTCCAGGCAATTCCATATGCATACTGCAAAAAGTAAGTGAATATGCTTAAAATATGTACAatcacatgttgtgttttacatgtttttatgtgttgcAAGATGATCCGCTGTAATAACTTGTTTAGTGGTGCTGTGTCAAAACTTAACACTGTGTTTGCAGGTGGAATGACAGGGAATTGAAGTTTGCCCGGACACTGATTTTCACGGTGGAGGAGATCAACAGAGATACTAAGCTCCTTCCAGGAGTGAGTCTGGGCTACAGGCTCTACAATGGCTGTGGGAGTGAAAACCTGATACGAGCAGCTGTTGAGGCTGTAAATGGAGAGGATTCAAAGGGCTGCAAGGGTCAGATCCAGGCTCTTTTAGGCCATTCATCCTCTGGAATAAGTGAAGACATAAACAACATACTAAGCCCGCTATCCATTCCACAGGTGAGGATgggaaataaatggaaaataatggGAAATAATTGCACACTCTCCAAATTTCATTGTCCaaagtgtttatttatatttgcattttgacaAAATAGGATTtaacatgtctttttttctttgaaggTAAGCTACCTTTCAACCTGTGCTTGTCTGAGTGACAAGAAACTTTACCCCACCTTCTTCAGAACTGTGCCAAGTGACCGTTTCCAAGTCATAGGCCTGGTGCAGCttatgaaatattttgactGGCGCTGGGTGGGGATTATTTATTCAGTGGCCATGTATTCAGAGGAGGGTACAGCTGAATTTGTAGAGGAAGCAATTAAAGAGGGAATATGTGTTGAATACAGATTGCCTTACACAAAGACATCTGAAAAGAAGATTAATACTATTGTAGAGGCAGTAAGGCAATCCTCTTCAAAAGTAGTCCTGTTGTTCATGTCCTTGTCTTACACCAAATCAATCTTGTCAAAAATGGAGAATTATAACATAACTGGAAAGCAGTGGATAGGCACTGAGTCTTGGATCACACAACAAGACCTGGCTTCTGTCAAGAGAAAGAGCATTTTACAGGGAGCGATGGGCTTTGCCCTCCCCCTGGCATCCATTCCAGGTCTCAGTGAATTCTTACTCGACTTGAAACCATCTGATGAACCACAGAGTGCAATAATTAAATCTTTCTGGGAGAAGTTTTTTGATTGCAGCTTCTCTCCATCAAACACCTCTACTCTGTGTACTGGCACAGAAGATCTGAAGACAGTTTCTAGTGACTACACAGATGTGACAAATTTCAGGGCTGAGAATAATGTGTACAAAGCTGTGTACTTAGTGGCATATGCCCTTCAAGCGCTACTGCAATGTAAAGATGGCTCAAATCCCACCACAGGAAAGCCCTGTGTGAGCAAGAATGAAGTTCAGCCTAAGCTAGTGAGTTCTGGTGTATTAAATCAGGCATAGGCATTTCTATTCTTTGTGGTCAATGCAAAACATATATCTACGTTTTATATTAAGTATTCATTTAGGGTACAATTGTAATACAAAATTTTATGTCTTGCATCTTTTTTGTTTGCTAAAATGTGCTGATTCTGTCTTTATAGGTGTTGGAACACATTCGGTATGTGaatttcacaacacaaaatggAGCCAAAGTGTCCTTTGATGAAAATGGAGACTCAGTTGCCCAGTATGACTTAGTTAACTGGCAGATGAAAGAAGATGGCTCTGTTGAGATTGTAAATGTTGGTCGATATGATACTTCTTTTCCAGATGGGAAAAAATTCAAACTTAAAGATGACACCAAAATAGTGTGGGGGGGGAACAGTGATGAGGTAAATTGAATTTTGGGTTCTTTTACAACTAAATGACAATTGTTACTTACACAGGAGCTTAGTAAATATTGCATTGTCAGTGacatacaatacatttattgtattAGTTTTAACATGCTGTGTTTTGCCTGATCAGGTGCCaaggtctgtctgcagagagCCGTGCCCACCAGGGACTCGCAAGGCCATAAACAAGCGTAAGCCTGTGTGCTGCTTCGACTGCTTTAAATGCCCAGAGGGAACAATAAGTAATCAGACAAGTGAGTAAGATTTCAAAATTGAATTCAttaatctgacattttgtaaGCATAATTGAAAAAAAGAGTAAGAGAATGATAAaaagatttatgtttatttccttATTTCTGTATTGTGATTGTACGTCTGTATGATTTCACATCTCTTACAGATTCTCCAGACTGTTTGATCTGTCCGCCTGAATTTTGGCCAAATGAAAAGAGAGATCAGTGTCTTCCAAAACCTACTGAATACCTTTCCTACAAAGAGATCATGGGGGCAATTTTGACTGGATTTAGCTGTGTTGGtgtatttttatctcttttaacATCAATAATATTTTTGACTCATAAAGAAACTCCAATTGTAAAAGCCAACAACTCTGAGCTGAGCTTCTTGCTGCTCTTCtcattaaaactgtgtttccTGTGTTCTCTGACCTTCATAGGTCGGCCCACTGAGTGGTCCTGCATGCTGCGCCACACAGCATTCGGGATCACGTTTGTCCTTTGTATTTCCTGTGTTCTTGGTAAAACTATAGTAGTGTTAATAGCCTTCAGAGCTACGCTTCCTGGCAGTAATGTCATGAAATGGTTTGGGCCTCTTCAGCAGAGGCTCAGTGTTCTGATTTTCACTCTCATTCAGGTTCTGATTTGTATACTTTGGTTAAGTACCAACCCTCCATTCCCAAAGATGAATATGAAGTACTACAAAGAAAAGATCATCTTAGAGTGTGCGCTGGGGTCAGCTGTTGGATTCTGGGCTGTGTTGGGTTATATAGGAATTCTTGCTCTCTTGTGTTTTATACTTGCTTTTCTTGCTAGGAAGCTGCCAGACAGCTTTAATGAAGCCAAACTGATCACCTTCAGCATGCTGATATTCTGTGCTGTCTGGATCACATTTATCCCAGCGTATGTCAGTTCTCCTGGGAAGCTCACTGTAGCTGTAGAGATATTTGCAATTCTGTCCTCCAGTTTTGGTTTACTGATATGTATATTTGTTCCAAAGTGCTATATTATTATCTTCAGGCCAGAACGAAACtcaaaaaaacatctgatgGGGAGAATACCACCAAGAACTCTTTAATATGTAATTCAAGGGTgtcaaataaaatcatttattgTGTTCATTGTGATGTGCTAAATAAAGCAAATCCACCAACACAAGccttttttcattaatttgtgtttttgcaagATAATGAGAtttgttttgcacaaaaaaaaaaaatatatatatataaagacatTCAACAGATACCTTCAATTGTTTCGGTCTCTTCAGTGTATGATAAAGTGtcaagtgtgtgagtgtatgagaAATACTATATTGAGTGGGGAAAGTGACATAAGTGTCCATTAGTAGTAATTATTTGaagaatgtgaaaataaaaaagtgaaaatataagAACCAAGGACACAAAGTTTCTACAAGGAACTGCACTGTACAACTATACACTGTACAAAATTGTTTCTGTGGATAGTCCAGACATTTAATATCAGtatcaaaaataatttataaataatatataactTTGtaaacagcaagaaaacacagagaggttttctgttttatgttatatAATCTTATACCCTTATTGTCACACATTTGAAGAGCTTAATAACTGTTGTAACTAGGCCATGGCCACtccaaacaggcacattttgaacaggcactgcactggTCTCTCTGTTAAAGGAAGGAATctttgtctgtatgtatgtccttcatGTATCCCTTGAAACgttcatctgatcaacttcaCGAGTAAGAGTATTGCTGAGAGCCCAAGGATGTGCAttgtcgaatttggtgcaatttggacatgtgacatgtttagtattaataaactttgaatcaAAAAGTGAACAATGAGCCACTCAGTTCTGTGTACACTGTCACATTACAGCGGGGTGGGGCTTCAGGGCTCTGACTCTATGCAAGTGCAGCACGGAGCATCTCTCCTGGCAGCTGCTGACAGCACTGACAGCACGCAGCTGAAGAGTCAGTCACACTGGACGGTAGAGAAGGAGACGTAGAGATGCTGGTACACTTCaatttaaacaggagtttatacaactttgctgcatttaacaccagagctgagagTGCCAGAGTCACTGGCATTGccctccttttccttcctctccgttccatccctctctgtttccatcacagttatgtatatatatatatatatatgcatatgcgGTTCTCGAGCAATAATTAATCAGcacgttttgaatgggcactgcactagtaagATAAATATGGAGCTTTTTGAACGATGAATCATAgaagctactctagtggagtcccaaaataaaaatatagagctggaaaggagcataataggtccccttaaaggataggtttgggctttttcaagtctgtcttaatacaatactgatgTGCCATGTATGTGGAAATGGATCTTGGACACTGTAACAGTTCCCTGAAGCTATTCTCCTGGAATGCAACTATGTTATAAGAAGtagaggccaaaatccacagccctcatTGTCTGCAAATATGCATTAGCTGATGCTTAAATGATGCACCAGTAGTCTCAGTTAGCTAAATCAAATAGGTTTATTCCAAAGTAACATCCTATTTAGAAAGAAATTCCCCTGTTTTGTTTCTCCGGAACATTCCTTGCCAAGCTGCGGCAGAGGGATACATTCTAGTGGTCACATATAGATTTGTTGCTGAAGCCAGCCTTTTACTGACGTTACAGAGTGATCCACATACTACGTATTCATTTACACTTACTGCCTCGTCAACTGCTGTCAGTTCAACTGGTGACATTTTCTTGCAGCCTCGCTTCTACTGAGCTTTGCAAATGGTGTCTATTTTGACAGCTAGTAGCTTACAATCTCTCAAAGGATATATCTCTGGAATGCATATTACCCATTTTCACAACACACCATAGAAACAAAGACGAGAGCCATATTCCATGTCAGGCGCAGAGGCAGGAGCAAGTAGAGATGCAGTGGGTTGTTACCAAAATATGTGGTAAAAACACAGTCTGCAAAAACACTCCAAATATCAAATATGCAAAGACAAAAAGTCATTCCAAAGTTTTCTATGCACACATCCTGAGTAATAAAAGCCTGATAATGTCAACAGACTTATGTGCAACTACCAGTATGTACCCTCCACCACACATCACCAAGGAAAAAGAGGGAGTTTCATACTGAACAGACTGTAACTTTGTCAATTTAGCTGACTGAAGCTGCTGAAACATCATATTAGCATCAGCTGAACTTGGAATGCATATTTGCAGAGAGTAAGGGGTGTGGATTTTGGCCACTATTTCTAACAGTGTAGTCACGGTCCGATAGAATAGCTT
This region of Thunnus maccoyii chromosome 6, fThuMac1.1, whole genome shotgun sequence genomic DNA includes:
- the LOC121898966 gene encoding extracellular calcium-sensing receptor-like, which translates into the protein MGWITIILLTLLATTKSEKQTCRVIGQTGFMEFSKEGDLIIGGVFSMTSTRTLIDNDFQAIPYAYCKKWNDRELKFARTLIFTVEEINRDTKLLPGVSLGYRLYNGCGSENLIRAAVEAVNGEDSKGCKGQIQALLGHSSSGISEDINNILSPLSIPQVSYLSTCACLSDKKLYPTFFRTVPSDRFQVIGLVQLMKYFDWRWVGIIYSVAMYSEEGTAEFVEEAIKEGICVEYRLPYTKTSEKKINTIVEAVRQSSSKVVLLFMSLSYTKSILSKMENYNITGKQWIGTESWITQQDLASVKRKSILQGAMGFALPLASIPGLSEFLLDLKPSDEPQSAIIKSFWEKFFDCSFSPSNTSTLCTGTEDLKTVSSDYTDVTNFRAENNVYKAVYLVAYALQALLQCKDGSNPTTGKPCVSKNEVQPKLVLEHIRYVNFTTQNGAKVSFDENGDSVAQYDLVNWQMKEDGSVEIVNVGRYDTSFPDGKKFKLKDDTKIVWGGNSDEVPRSVCREPCPPGTRKAINKRKPVCCFDCFKCPEGTISNQTNSPDCLICPPEFWPNEKRDQCLPKPTEYLSYKEIMGAILTGFSCVGVFLSLLTSIIFLTHKETPIVKANNSELSFLLLFSLKLCFLCSLTFIGRPTEWSCMLRHTAFGITFVLCISCVLGKTIVVLIAFRATLPGSNVMKWFGPLQQRLSVLIFTLIQVLICILWLSTNPPFPKMNMKYYKEKIILECALGSAVGFWAVLGYIGILALLCFILAFLARKLPDSFNEAKLITFSMLIFCAVWITFIPAYVSSPGKLTVAVEIFAILSSSFGLLICIFVPKCYIIIFRPERNSKKHLMGRIPPRTL